A genomic region of Magnolia sinica isolate HGM2019 chromosome 6, MsV1, whole genome shotgun sequence contains the following coding sequences:
- the LOC131249145 gene encoding glycine-rich RNA-binding protein GRP1A-like, whose product MVMASTGVEYRCFVGGLAWATDDHYLERAFSSFGEVIESKIISDHEMGRSRGFGFVTFSNEQSMRDAIEGMNGQNLDGRSITVNEAQFRGSGGGDGGKGFRNSGHCISDGYGGGGGYSHSGGGGGG is encoded by the coding sequence ATGGTGATGGCGTCTACTGGTGTGGAATACCGCTGCTTTGTTGGAGGGCTCGCATGGGCTACCGACGACCACTATCTCGAAAGGGCTTTTAGCTCATTCGGAGAAGTTATCGAATCTAAGATTATTAGCGACCATGAGATGGGGAGATCAAGGGGCTTTGGATTCGTCACCTTCAGCAATGAACAGTCCATGAGGGATGCCATTGAAGGGATGAATGGACAGAACCTTGACGGGAGGAGCATCACTGTCAACGAGGCCCAGTTTAGGGGAAGCGGTGGCGGCGATGGTGGCAAAGGATTCCGTAATAGTGGTCATTGTATTAGTGATGGCTATGGAGGGGGAGGAGGTTATAGTCATAGTGGTGGTGGAGGTGGTGGATGA